From Daucus carota subsp. sativus chromosome 6, DH1 v3.0, whole genome shotgun sequence, the proteins below share one genomic window:
- the LOC108227022 gene encoding uncharacterized protein LOC108227022, producing MGMDNLSDFLQDLLIEILIKLPEKDLYKCKCLSRKMYDFITFTCVPVLLSQTTIACPEGFFFSRLSLPRPRQSESYLPRIGCRSTRKTVDEFFYKLAYSSFKHIFTASGWDVDYQICRQFIGKDVSSLLPFKHHARDLLDVCNGLLLFIKPYTCQLYVCNPATKQCISIPKLCDHRPCVSRFSMLAFDPSVSSHYKIVRLPLFEEENLFLEFDIFCSETGVWVRRAVQVNESNSLCGLSLVKNSAYLDGVLYRLLSFNSRKLVSIDLNNIDSVIVRVIDLPVVHKLAVPGCIGVSRRNIYYAYREPQSFNIWHLNEAADWVLNYELSTRKFEAYIVRKFNVQSDETVWLSPYAMHPTDDIVFIGTGDMIFALYLETSTLRLAYSTDSLTCVPGLFHPIFVYISCPVPLNNFRPVTTQKVLWSCKGEVLVTDGDVCSDNPEQCGILPEMDKFVNGVSPEFWVMPTIRSIGLKHVDVTGVGHLLHPSYKGPKF from the exons ATGGGTATGGATAATTTATCTGATTTTCTGCAAGATTTGTTGATCGAAATTCTAATAAAACTGCCTGAAAAAGATTTGTACAAATGCAAGTGTTTGTCACGAAAGATGTATGATTTCATCACGTTTACTTGTGTGCCCGTGTTACTGTCACAAACCACAATTGCATGCCCAGAAGGTTTTTTCTTTAGCCGATTATCTTTACCACGCCCGCGCCAATCTGAGTCGTATCTGCCCAGAATTGGGTGTCGCTCGACTCGTAAAACCGTTGATGAATTCTTTTATAAGCTGGCGTATTCGAGTTTCAAGCACATTTTTACTGCCAGCGGTTGGGATGTAGATTATCAAATATGTCGTCAGTTCATAGGGAAGGATGTGTCTTCGCTTTTGCCCTTTAAGCATCACGCCAGGGACTTGCTTGATGTTTGCAATGGCTTATTGTTATTTATAAAACCATATACATGTCAATTATATGTTTGTAACCCTGCAACTAAACAATGTATTTCAATTCCCAAGTTATGTGATCATAGGCCTTGTGTGTCTCGTTTCTCCATGCTCGCCTTTGACCCTTCGGTCTCGTCCCATTACAAAATTGTTCGGTTACCTCTGTTTGAAGAGGAGAATTTGTTTTtggaatttgatatattttgttcTGAAACTGGAGTTTGGGTCCGTCGCGCTGTTCAAGTCAATGAGAGTAATAGCCTTTGTGGGTTGAGTTTAGTCAAGAATTCGGCCTATCTTGATGGTGTCCTGTATAGGTTACTCTCGTTTAATTCACGGAAGCTTGTTAGCATCGATCTTAACAATATAGACTCTGTCATCGTTCGTGTTATTGACCTTCCGGTTGTACATAAGCTAGCGGTTCCAGGTTGCATCGGGGTTTCTCGAcggaatatttattatgcttATCGTGAACCACAGAGCTTTAACATTTGGCATCTGAATGAAGCGGCGGATTGGGTCTTAAATTATGAGCTTTCTACTCGCAAATTTGAAGCGTATATAGTCCGTAAGTTCAATGTTCAGTCTGATGAAACTGTATGGCTTTCTCCCTATGCAATGCATCCAACAGATGATATCGTCTTTATCGGTACTGGTGATATGATCTTTGCACTTTATCTGGAAACCAGCACCCTTCGTTTGGCGTACAGCACAGATTCTTTGACGTGTGTGCCAGGTCTTTTTCATCCCATATTTGTGTATATCAGTTGTCCAGTCCCGTTGAACAACTTTCGCCCCGTAACAACCCAAaa GGTACTGTGGTCTTGCAAAGGAGAAGTTTTAGTTACCGACGGCGACGTATGTAGTGATAATCCAGAACAATGTGGTATTTTACCTGAAATGGACAAATTTGTCAATGGAGTATCTCCAGAATTTTGGGTGATGCCAACTATACGTAGTATTGGACTGAAGCATGTGGACGTGACCGGTGTTGGCCACCTATTGCATCCATCTTATAAAGGTCCCAAGTTCTAG
- the LOC108227029 gene encoding eIF-2-alpha kinase GCN2 → MSDYDPDLTDDSSSESNPDSSVRITNKFSDLLEKTERLGAGGFGSVYKCVHTLEGKEYAVKRIELKNNRKQLEWCLREVKALSCLEHKHVVRYYQSWTDTNWDGFSSTEGSQSQESEESKSQESEGSEDSPVKNLLYLFIQMEYCPSTLKSKLEEQPVNHFEVLTYLHHLVKGLDYIHNSGFLHRDLAMKNIFIGKDKRIKIGDFGLAKELIGQDDDDMYCSHSPHSESIGIGFHRAPELKQHQPYSKKSDFYALGITYLDMLLVHVETDHERSHIIDGIKKGIFPVDWKFDTALPRALLAELPEARPNATQILKMIEDAKKARG, encoded by the exons ATGTCAGATTATGATCCCGACTTAACTGATGACTCAAGTTCTGAGTCAAATCCCGATTCAAGTGTTCGAATCACTAATAAATTCAGTGATCTCCTCGAAAAAACTGAAAGACTTG GGGCTGGAGGCTTTGGATCAGTTTACAAATGTGTCCATACTTTGGAAGGAAAAGAATATGCTGTTAAGAGAATTGAACTGAAAAACAACAGAAAACAACTTGAGTGGTGTTTGAGGGAGGTCAAAGCCCTCTCATGTTTGGAACACAAACATGTGGTACGATATTATCAG TCATGGACTGATACTAATTGGGATGGATTTTCATCTACTGAAGGTAGTCAAAGTCAAGAAAGTGAAGAAAGTAAAAGTCAAGAAAGTGAAGGAAGTGAGGATTCTCCTGTGAAAAATCTG TTGTATCTGTTTATACAGATGGAGTATTGCCCAAG CACTTTGAAGTCCAAACTGGAAGAACAGCCAGTGAATCACTTTGAGGTCCTAACTTACTTGCATCATTTGGTAAAAGGCCTCGACTATATCCATAACTCTGGATTTTTACATAGAGATCTCGccatgaaaaatattttcattggAAAGGATAAAAGAATTAAAATCGGTGATTTTGGTTTAG CTAAAGAGTTGATTGGCCAAGATGACGATGATATGTACTGCTCTCACTCTCCACATTCAGAATCCATCGGAATTGGCTTTCACCGCGCACCAGAACTTAAGCAACATCAGCCTTATTCTAAAAAGTCAGATTTCTATGCTCTTGGAATAACCTATCTGGACATGCTTCTTGTTCACGTTGAGACGGACCACGAAAGATCTCATATTATAGATGGCATAAAGAAGGGAATCTTTCCTGTTGATTGGAAGTTTGACACGGCTTTACCAAGGGCGCTCTTAGCAGAATTGCCCGAGGCTCGACCGAATGCGACACAAATCTTAAAAATG ATTGAAGATGCAAAGAAGGCGAGAGGATGA
- the LOC135147254 gene encoding uncharacterized protein LOC135147254: MSIPRCMEGMIYPSIGNEVPIPYHKIINPNSKTWVLKNFLTWIKSDLGPWGPLVLAVAYIPLSILAVPASVLTLGGGYLFGLPVGFVADSTGATLGATAAFLLGRTIGRPYVKSKLKNYPRFQAVTIAIQKSGFKV; the protein is encoded by the exons ATGAGTATTCCAAGGTGCATGGAAGGAATGATTTACCCCTCAATTGGGAATGAGGTTCCCATTCcatatcacaaaattattaatcCAAACTCTAAAACATGG GTGTTGAAAAATTTTCTTACATGGATTAAGAGTGATCTTGGACCTTGGGGTCCACTTGTACT GGCTGTTGCATATATTCCCCTTTCAATTCTAGCTGTCCCAGCCTCTGTACTTACG CTCGGGGGCGGATATCTCTTTGGGTTGCCAGTTGGATTTGTTGCTGATTCTACTGGTGCTACACTTGGAGCAACAGCTGCATTTCTTCTCGGGAGAACA ATTGGGAGGCCATATGTCAAAtctaaattgaaaaattatcCCAGGTTTCAGGCAGTTACTATAGCGATTCAGAAATCCGGGTTTAAGGTTTGA
- the LOC108226114 gene encoding uncharacterized protein LOC108226114: protein MLNYLLSVTPVRLVEYMLASWLGMMPVTFALVYVGTTLKDLSDVTHGWGEVSTIRWIFIASGFLISVIILVYIFKTAKASLEKALEEGAGTDGLLASPVLPFVAEAPLGLQNPLVIKIDSSAVDHVQ, encoded by the exons ATGTTGAACTATCTGCTATCTGTGACTCCTGTTCGTCTTGTTGAATATATGCTGGCTTCTTGGTTGGGGATGATG CCAGTAACATTTGCACTAGTGTATGTCGGAACAACTTTAAAGGATCTTTCTGACGTTACACATGGCTGGGGTGAGGTCTCGACAATTCGTTGG ATTTTTATTGCATCGGGCTTTCTGATCTCTG TAATTATACTGGTGTATATTTTCAAAACCGCAAAGGCTTCTCTTGAGAaggctttagaagaaggtgctGGAACAGATGGCCTTTTAGCATCCCCAGTTCTACCCTTTGTGGCTGAGGCACCTCTGGGTCTCCAGAACCCTCTTGTTATCAAGATAGACTCATCTGCAGTCGACCATGTGCAGTAA
- the LOC108227590 gene encoding uncharacterized protein LOC108227590, giving the protein MTKKQVKYCVVDAFTESAFKGNPAAVCLLEEEKDDWWLQLVATEFNLSETCFLTRIELGYANPRFHLRWFTPVAEVKLCGHATLAASHFIFSSGLVKVNVIEFITLSGVLTARRVSLPKVSVLSHLTSDDAGDDFCIELDFPVVPLVEYNSAEVSIISQSLNGASIVDIKKTTTEDDLLVVLSSGETVADLKPMFEKIQKLPCRGMTITALAPSDSGFDIYSRFFCPKYGIKEDPVTGSAHCALAPYWCQKLGKSDLVAYQASSRGGIIKLHLDEKNQRVMLQGKAVTVMEGSLLV; this is encoded by the exons ATGACGAAGAAGCAAGTGAAGTACTGTGTG gtgGATGCATTCACAGAATCAGCATTCAAGGGAAACCCAGCTGCAGTTTGTTTGTTAGAAGAGGAAAAAGATGATTGGTGGTTACAATTGGTGGCCACTGAGTTTAATCTCTCTGAGACATGTTTCTTGACTAGGATTGAATTGGGTTATGCTAATCCTAGGTTTCACCTCAGATGGTTTACTCCTGTTGCTGAG GTTAAACTTTGTGGCCATGCAACTTTGGCGGCATCTCACTTCATCTTCTCATCTGGTTTGGTGAAAGTGAATGTGATTGAGTTCATTACACTCTCTGGAGTTTTGACTGCTAGGAGGGTTTCACTGCCTAAAGTTTCGGTTTTATCACACTTGACAAGTGATGACGCAGGTGATGATTTCTGTATAGAGTTGGATTTTCCTGTGGTGCCACTGGTTGAATATAATTCTGCTGAGGTGTCAATCATTTCACAAAGCCTAAACGGCGCCTCTATTGTTGACATCAAGAAGACAACTACAGAAGATGACCTCCTT GTTGTGCTATCATCTGGAGAGACTGTTGCAGATTTAAAGCCGATGTTTGAAAAGATACAGAAACTTCCTTGCAGAGGAATGACTATAACAGCGCTTGCTCCCTCTGACTCTGGATTTGACATATACAGCCGCTTCTTTTGTCCTAAATATGGGATTAAGGAG GATCCTGTCACAGGCAGTGCACATTGTGCCTTGGCACCCTATTGGTGCCAAAAGCTGGGAAAAAGTGATCTTGTTGCGTATCAG GCATCAAGTAGAGGTGGCATCATTAAATTACATCTAGATGAGAAGAATCAAAGGGTAATGCTCCAAGGGAAAGCTGTTACTGTGATGGAAGGTTCTCTCCTAGTGTAA